In Campylobacter sp. VBCF_01 NA2, one DNA window encodes the following:
- a CDS encoding DUF4405 domain-containing protein: MKPLRFVGTGLLIAVFGFVAFSGAGMFFGLKSGVMKNFHEYFGMAMLALALVHIFINFKPFKLYFKGWQGLVICAIIVLSCGYAGYSLKGASGAGNPARAVYMQALNLEISKFKGAFGTDNAKFSAFLADKGIANFDESLNLREACAKYNLKEGEILNALLPARAPKGEAGGAQKGKNSH, from the coding sequence TTGAAACCGCTTAGATTTGTAGGAACTGGGCTTTTAATCGCTGTTTTTGGCTTCGTCGCATTTAGTGGGGCTGGTATGTTTTTTGGGCTAAAAAGTGGGGTTATGAAAAATTTCCACGAATACTTTGGCATGGCTATGCTAGCCCTTGCGCTGGTGCATATTTTCATAAATTTCAAACCCTTTAAACTCTATTTTAAAGGCTGGCAGGGGCTTGTAATCTGCGCTATTATAGTGCTTAGCTGCGGATACGCTGGATACAGCCTCAAAGGCGCTAGCGGGGCTGGAAATCCAGCTAGGGCTGTGTATATGCAGGCTCTAAATTTGGAAATTAGCAAATTTAAAGGCGCATTTGGCACGGATAATGCGAAATTTAGCGCATTTTTGGCTGATAAAGGTATAGCGAATTTCGACGAAAGTCTAAATTTGCGCGAAGCGTGCGCGAAATATAATCTCAAAGAGGGCGAAATCCTAAACGCACTTTTGCCGGCTCGTGCGCCAAAAGGCGAGGCGGGCGGCGCGCAAAAGGGCAAAAATTCTCACTAA
- a CDS encoding TerC family protein: protein MFDWISSPEAWISLATLTGLEIVLGIDNIIFIAILCSRLPQENRDKARIMGLALAMITRILLLLSLSWVMGLTKELFSVLGHGFSGRDLVLIGGGLFLLVKSTLEIHSSAVGESHEERIDEKKASFGGTLIQIALLDIIFSLDSVITAVGMAQHLPVMILAVIIAVAVMMFASGAIAKFVDDNPTIKILALSFLILVGVSLIADGLGFHIPKGYIYFSMFFSLVVELINIQVRKKSEKN, encoded by the coding sequence ATGTTTGATTGGATCAGCTCGCCTGAGGCGTGGATAAGCCTAGCTACGCTAACTGGGCTAGAAATCGTTCTTGGCATAGACAACATAATTTTCATAGCGATTTTGTGTTCGCGCCTGCCTCAGGAAAACCGCGACAAAGCTCGCATTATGGGGCTAGCTCTTGCGATGATTACGCGAATTTTGCTTCTACTTAGCCTTAGCTGGGTAATGGGGCTGACAAAAGAGCTATTTAGCGTGCTTGGACACGGTTTTAGTGGGCGAGATTTGGTGCTAATCGGCGGTGGTTTGTTTTTGTTAGTAAAATCCACGCTCGAAATCCACTCTTCTGCTGTGGGCGAGAGCCACGAAGAGCGGATAGATGAGAAAAAGGCTAGCTTTGGTGGCACGCTAATTCAAATCGCTTTGCTTGATATAATCTTCTCGCTTGATAGCGTGATTACGGCTGTGGGTATGGCACAGCACCTGCCTGTAATGATACTAGCTGTCATCATCGCCGTGGCTGTGATGATGTTTGCTAGTGGGGCGATTGCGAAATTTGTCGATGATAATCCTACGATAAAAATTCTTGCGCTTTCGTTTTTGATTTTGGTGGGTGTTTCGCTCATAGCAGACGGACTTGGATTTCATATCCCAAAGGGCTATATTTATTTTTCTATGTTTTTCTCGCTTGTCGTCGAGCTCATCAATATCCAAGTGCGCAAAAAATCTGAAAAAAACTAG